Part of the Salvelinus namaycush isolate Seneca chromosome 25, SaNama_1.0, whole genome shotgun sequence genome is shown below.
CAAATCTTCATGTAAAGTGGGTGCATCTTAAGATGGGTTCCAGGCTAGTGGAAGGAGAATGATCGAAACCCATTTGGTTTATGGGGTTGACATATTGTCATGTTTTTGGTTATATCCATCTGTGTTTGACTATCTGCATGCTCAGTCATTCTTTTTGTCTTTTCTCCTTTTCAAAGTCATGCTGAGTCTATTTTCTCACCATCTAGGGGAGACCGAAGGTTTGAAAAGCCAGGTCGAAAAGAGCCAGGTTTGTGCCAATACTTGCTCATCAAATAATCAATGCTGTTTGAATGTGATATAAATAAAATGCCGGGTTAAATCATTTACAGGTAATGTAatcactttgctctctctctctctctctgttccattgACTTGGCAGAAGTTGCTCCTACCCACTTCCTGATGAATCATAGTAAGTTTGCCCTCCAGGGTCCTCGTTCGTAAACCGTGCGTACAAAATAGACCCCAAAATGTCCGTGTGCCAGTTTTCACGCAGAAGTTGGAATTTATAAAAACGCAACTTTACGTGAGAATGTGCTTTCCTCCCCGCCAACTTTAAACCATGTGTACGCAcagtttctagtggttgaagtATTCCATTGCAAGAAGGCAGAATTAGCCATGTGCAAATGGGGACTATACAATGATACTCTTATTCATAACAAAAAAAAACGGTAGCTAAATATAAGATGCAGTCATTTCCCATTAGTGAGAGGAGAGAAAATCAATTTATTTTATCTTTGCATTCTAAAGTAATTAGAAATAGGTATCTATTTtctattatttatttcatttccATGATCATTGAAGAATcaattcctcaccttttctgacTGATGGCTTCATACTCACGAAATGACCTATAGGCCTCCAACAATTTAGGATAGGCTACCATTCGTCCCATCTATCATTTAATTGGACCTACTTCACAGTGGGAAATAGATAAGCTATTTCAAGTATTTTGCTCTATGCGATCCAAAGTTTAACGGTTCACCTTTTCCATTGCGGTTTGTAGGCTACGTCTGAATAGAGTAATTTCTCGAGTTGACAATATttcatttataaacataatacattATACATATATCAtaaccattgcagaataaattcctcaccttttctggccATGATGAGTTCATATTCCTGAAGTAGCCATGCAACAAATGACCATGCACATCTCTAATATAATTGGGCCTGTTAGATAGGCTATTATAATCAAAAAATGTTGCTCTATGCATCTGAAAGAGAATAGAATTTAACAGATGAACTCAGTTGATCTTTTGATCTACCACTAAGTAAGCCTACTTTAGTATTATTTTCTTTCCGAATAGACAAAGTTTCAGAGATCGCGGGCAGTGCAACATAATTGAATTTATACGATCTGTTAACAGGTCCACAACAATTCAGAAACTGTCAGATACAGCAAATGTCACTGCAAAAGAAATACATTCTGCCAACACCTCCAAAGACATTTGGCCAAGTTTGCTATTTACTTtagatcacaggaggttggtggtaccttaataGGCTGTACACTACTTAATCAGACAACAATACAGCTATGCAAATGTTTAGACAACCTCACAACGTATTTACTGTGACCAAGGTCACCCTCAGGCTAAAAGTTTGAATCTCATGTATTGCTTGAAATTGTGGCGTTGCTACATATGTATGTATTgagtgttttttacattttttattttaataaaaatGTCAAGATTGATCTCCTTTTGATAAAAGAAAGTTATTCAATCCTTTCCTCTCCAGTCCGTGCTAACTACGAGGAGGTTGGGACCGGTGTGGGGGGCCTGCCAGTGAGGAAGCATGACTTCACGCGTTCGGAGAGTGAGAACTGGCGCACGTCCCGGGAGGAAGTGAATGGTGAGGATGGTGAAGAGGGGGGCTGGCGCCTGGCTGGCACCTTGGCATGTGCCTTGCGACGGGACAGCGAGCGGTGGTGCCCCCCGAGTCCAGGTGTGCCCTGTAGTCATCTCAcactgctgccaccacaatgtgtcctgtcgtgtgtgtgtgtgtgggtgatggTTTCAATTGCAGGCCAATCTCGATACAACTCTTAAAGGTTGATTTTTAAAAAGCTGGTCTTATTCTGAACTCATAAATCACAATGGACACCTCAAATCATACTAAAATCCCTCTCTTGTTCAGGCATCATGGCCAACCAAATGAGAACAGGCTTTCAACATGAAATACTCCAATCTGTCTGTAGCTTCACAAAAGAAAGCATCACATGCATCTAAGAAACAGCAACATAAAGTGGTGGTCTTCAATGTGAGAGAATGGCTGGCGTAGAGCTGAGTGGCGGGGTCCTTAAACAGCTCTTCTCCTCAGACGGGACGCGGTCGGCAGGGTGGCGAGAGGCTCACCCGGGGGAGCAGCCGCGGCAGCGCAGGCTCCCTTTCGATGCCAGGGAGGACGAGCGCGGCTACAGGCATCCCCCGTCGGCCAGCGGCAGcctggaggaggatggagggggcAGCCTGCCAGAGTGGTGTCTGGAGGATGCTGAAGAGGAGACGGGCACCTTCGACTCCTCCGGAGCCTTCCTTTCGCTCAAGGTTCGAGTGAGTGAATAGTCCGTTTAGTCAGTCTAACGAACATCACTTGTTCATGGGTGCTGGGCCAAAGAAATGTTTAAGAAATTAGTAGGACCTGCACACATGATTTGAAGTCTACCGAGTAGTTGTACAATGATTTGTTTTCCCCGAAGGGCAATTTGTTTGCTGCAATTACAAGTATGGCATCGGAGCACTGAGAGATGTGGAACTCTGTGAATGCCAGGCTGCTATGagaaggatatatatatatatctcccccACAGAAAGCTCCCAAGGAGCCCATCCTGGAGGAGGCAGAGCTGGACTTCAGACCCCTGGAGGAATGTGACGAGGGTCTGGAGGAGGACGGACACCCCCGGGAGACCAAAGACACAGACGAAGAGGCCAGGAGAGAGCCCGACAGAAAACAGGGTGAGTTAAGAGCGGAAACTGTCCGGCATACTGTATTTTTGCTCCCAATACTAAACTGTCTATGTGGAGATAAACATTGATTCATGTGTCTTGTTTTTGTCTCTAGATGTGGGGAGAGCGATAGAGGAGGCTGCTCCCTCTCCACCTGAGCCCCTGCCCCCCAGCCAGCCCGACAGAGTGGAGGATCCTGAGGGGCCGTTGGAGAAGCCACTTGAGCGACCCCCTGCCCCGGAACACAGGCCAGAGGCCAACAAAGTCCCCCTGCACACCCCCATGTCCAATACAATGCTGGACTCCCTCCCCATCCCCCACACCGTTGCACACACTCTCACAGGTAGGTTTACATACAAGCAGTGGAGGAATGCAGTCAAATCTCCCACATTTGTGCCCTCTTGAGGCTGTGTTTGGTGACATATTGTTGCGTATTTCTTTAAACCACCTCCACCTGTGAgtcaatgacacctttgttttccGCAGTAACCTTGTGCTTAAAATATACACACAGGATTGCATGTAGTTTGAGATTGTCAATTGTGAGATTCTGTTAGAGACTAACCCTCTtgcctctgtcctgtccagtgtCGGCCCCGTCGTACACCATCCAGATGCAGCAGAAGCCCCTGGAGGTTCCCGTGGCCATGCCCGCCCCGCTGCCCTTCAGTGCTAGCCTCATGCCCAAAAGCACGTCTATCATGGCCCCTAACAATATGGCCACCATTACGGGCCTCATGGCGCCCATCGGAAGGCCCACGGCCATGCCGCCACACCACACTATGGATGAAGATGAGGGACTGAAGCACTTTGAACAGGTTAGTGGACAATGACTACGGTTTCTGGAAGTTAGTTGGTTACAGAGCTGCAAGTTAGTGAAAGTTACCAAGCTGGTTTTGGTGTTACTGAATTTAGAGCATGTCTGGACATGAAACTTTCAGTGTGGGTTCATTTTTGGAACACGTCAAGAATATGGAGAGGGTGTTTATTGAATTCTAATGAAATTATTGCAatttttctatctctctccctgcgGTAAACTGAGATGGTGGTGTTTGTTTTGGGATACTGTCATGGCGCTCTACACGTACTCCTTGAATGAACAATAAAATTAAACTCTCGCTCGCTTTTATAGGAGGCAGAGAAGATGGTGGCGTATCTACAGGACGGTGATGACCGGCTGGCTGCCAAGAGCTCAGCTACCAAACCAGCCGGCCTGCCGCTCACACACGAGGCTGCTCTGAAGTGGTTTTATAAAGACCcccagggagagatacagggtgaGACAGAGTGAGGGGACCGGGGCTTCTCTGAATGAAAATCTGCATACACTGCAACCAGTAAATGGAGAAATTTCAGTGACTTTGTCAAATCTAATAATGTCCCCCTCCATGTCTCCCCCTCTCCAGGTCCGTTCAGTAACCCGGAGATGACAGAGTGGTTCCAGGCGGGCTACTTCACCATGACCCTGCTGGTGAAGAGAGGCTGTGACGAGGTCTTCCAGCCCCTGGGTGAGATCATCAAGATGTGGGGCAGGGTGCCCTTCGCCCCCGGCCCAGCACCGCCACCCCTACTGGTAACCATCACACACCTGAGCTCCATCGAGCATTCTAGAATTCACCACTTTGTATTATCCTGAAATTCATCTTAATTATTCTATGGGCAATTCAAAATGTTTCCTATGCACCTCACACCATCTGCATCGTCTCATGGTCAAAGGAAGTTTATGTTTAGCCTAGGGCACATTCAGAAGGCAAATGTTGTGACGTTGCCATTCCTTATTCTAAGTCAGAGGCTTGTTCACTCTACATAACATATTGAACGTTCCACAACATTGTGCCATGCTGAATGCAGCCCAGGTCGTCGTCCCTTTGCCTGTGTTGTGGCTCTACTTCTCTGTCCCCTTGCCGATCCTATGTCTTACTCGGCCTGTCTCCCCAGGGTGATGCCGGGGACCAGGAGCGTCTGAAGCGACAGCAGGAGCTGACGGCCCTCAACCTTTACCAGCTGCAGCAGCTGCAGTACCAGTACCTTTTGAGGCAGCAGTACGCCCAAGCCCTGGCCCAGCAGAAAGCCCAGGCCCTCAGCTCAGCACcacaccagcagcagcagcaacagcagcagcagatcAACCTGCTCCTCCAGCAATACCAGGCCCTCAAGATGAGGTCAGCAGAAAACACGTAAGAGACTAACACCTCTGCTGCAATACCAGGCCCTCAAGATGAGGTTGgagatgcacgcacacacacagcttcaGCATTACTAGGCCCTCAAACACTCGCACTTGGCTCCACCCCccttactagcactgactttgctgatagctactttgaggaaaaatatgcttactatgactgagatatgtggttgtcccacccagctatattaagatgaatgcactaactgtaagtagCTGAATGATGAAGACATACTCACACACTCAATATGACACGGGTTCTCCTCAAACATCTTTCACTGTGGGTATTATTCAATGCCGTGTCAACATACTGGTGTGTTCTGGTTATTTATGCCATTTCTGTGTTTGGCTCCCTGTGTAGAACATCTGAGTCTCTCTTACCTCCTGTGACTCGGTCCATGTCCGTACCAGAATCCCAGGGTTCTGTGTGGGAAATGCAGAACACCTCTCAGGCCTCCTGCACATCAAACATCCAGCAACCCACACCCAGTGGTAAAACTTAATGCAGAACACACACTGAAAACATTAGCACTCGTTTTGTTTTGGGCTGATGTTTATAACCAATTTAGCTTTTGAAAGTTTGAGTTTCTGAACCTACTAGAtgaaagcaaaatgcagtgctccTCAATTCACCAAAAAGTGGAGAAAGCTCAAAATCATATGAATGAATGTGGATCAATGATATATAATGACCATCCATCCAGCCTTACTGACTGACTGTTTTGTGTGCCTGTGCAGCATGGGAGGGCAGCAGTGTGTGGGATCTGCCCATAGACTCCATGGCCCAGGCCCCCACCATAGAACAGATGCAAAACCTGGAGAAGAATAAGGCTGCCAAGGTAAGAGCACCATATTTTCTGTACTTATACCATCCTAAGTTTCAGATCTTTATGAAGTGCCTTGGGCTAGGGCTCAATGTGGGGAATTTGACCGTTGTTAAACACATTAAAGGTTTAGCGTTATGAATTGCCACAAGCAGCAGTAAGACTGTGTATGAGTATCTGTGCATGTGCACGCGTGTGCttcactcagtggtgtaaagtactttactatactggacaaaaatataatcgcaacattttaaaatgtttttcatgagcagaaattttccatacaaacaaaaagcttatttctctcaaattatgtgcacaaatttgttgacatgagcatttctcctttgccaagataatccatccacctgacggatatggcatattaagaagctgattaaacagcatgatcattacacaggtgcaccttgtgctggggacaataaaagacctctctaaaatgtgctgttttgtcacagaacacaatgccacagatgtctcaagttttgagggagtgtgcaattgacatgctgactgcaggaatgtccaacagaacTATTGcaagataattgaatgttcatttatctATCATAAGTTGCCTCCAACATTgatttgagaatttggcagtacatccaaccaggctcacaaccgcagaccatgtctgagtattggagtgtgcccctggctatccataaataaaatggtgctgtctggtttgcttaatataaggaatttgaaatgatttatacttgaactttcaatacttaagtatatttaaaatcaaatacttttagacttttacttgtATTTTACTAGATGACTTTCACTTtttcttgagtcattttctgttaaggtatctttactcaagtgtgacaattgggtactttttccgcCACTGGCTTCACTCTGCTACAACGTGGTAGCTactggaccaaaacagcagagaatTTTTGCCTTGTGCTTTAACGCTCTTAGTTGTATGTGGAAATCGGCCCGACATTGCCGTTTACTTCGTGCATCGCTGAGTTATGTCAAAAGGTGTTTTTTATGTGATTGTGATTTACTTATTAACTCCAAATGTTTTTGATCAGCTGGAGCTGGAGCGGGGTGAGGCAGAGCTGAGTgccaagagggaggaggaggaacacaAACGCCTGGAGGAGGAGCAGCTAGCACGTCAGAAACAGGTGGGGGGGTTCATTAGACTGTTGCTTGCTGAAATACGCCAGTTAGCTTTGTTGATGTTCAATGTATGATTGCCTAGAGTTGCAAGTTTGACCCATTAGCCTGTAAATTCCTAAGAGGAGGCCTACATTTTATGTTTTATGCAACTGATTTGATAGATTTCTCTATCCACAGGAGGAGGCATTGAAGAGGCAGCggaagcagcagcaggaggaggcGCAGCGCCaacagaaagaggaggaagaggaacgGCATGCGCAGGAGGAGGCCCTCCGCAGactggaggaggggaggaggagggaggaggaggaggaagaggagaggaagcaaAGGGAAGAGTTCCTCCGCAAACAGGTGCTGGGTTTCACAATCAAGACCAGTACAGGGTCGTGTTCAGTAGGCACCAAATAGAACAACATTTAGTACAACGGGAAGGAACAACCTGGTTTTCAATAAGAATTACTCAATATTTTGCTACTGtgtgcctaatgaatacgaccctgccCTTACTGTGTGGGACAGGTGATACCAAATGCAAATTTCCACATACAGgtgtgggatcttaatttgatctgtATTGTCGCAGCAACAAGATTTTaacatttagtccataatgttgcttgattggTGGTTAGCCTATTACCTGGCctaaagtaggctacatgaaataTGCAATACTGATAATATAActgttagtgtgggttttcagtgaatttatgtaaatcagaAAGCACATCTGCATTTCTCAATAAAGTTGGCCCTATTTTTTAAAAAGAAACATGTTGTCGTTGCTCCTTAGGAGGAGGAGCACCGAAAGCAGGAGGAGCTGGAGGCCCTGAGGAGGCATGAGGAAGAGAAGCGGCAACAGGAGGCGGCGGCTGCGGTGGCTTTGGTACGGCAACAGCAGGAGGAGGCGAAAAGGAGAGAGCAGGAGCTAGCCAGacagaggcagcagcagcaggaggcgCTCCGCCGActacagcagcaacagcagctaGCCCAGATGAAGGTAACTAACAGTATAACACCTTAAGACACCTAACACTACAACAGCTAGGTACCATCTACTGCACGATTAGTGATGGAGGGGGGATTGACTGATTTTAAAACTTGTTTTGTCATGGCTctgtcttgtccctctgcagcagacatatggtgaacaatatgtttggaacatcaaatcgcaataaaatgagtgtcgaatcgcaatacatatagattCGCATTGTCGGCACCAAAGAATCGTGATAATACCGATTCGTGAGGTCCCTGCCAATTCCCGGCCCTATACACAATACTATATTATAATAAAGTCTGCCTTAGGAAAGAGGTCTTTTGAcctcaatgggacttcctggtTAAATATAATATAGCCTATTAACAATGCACTATCCTAACAATAATTGAGGTCAGAACATCAGAAATACTGTATTTGACCTTTTAATTGAACATTAAAATGGACTGTTGGCCTTTTGGTCTGGTATTTCTATCTTGTGCTAATCACATCCATGAGTTTCTCTATGTGAATATTTCTTTGTCATGGATAAAGCCCTGACTGTCCTGCTTGCCATTCTATCACTGACTAACCGAATCTTTGTCCTGTCCCATAGCTGCCGTCTTCCTCTAAGTGGGGCCAGCAGTCAGCAGTCACGGCAGCAGCCATCTCTCAGTCCCAGAATGCTCTGTCGCTCGCTGAGATCCAGAaagtggaagaggagagagaacgacAG
Proteins encoded:
- the LOC120020406 gene encoding GRB10-interacting GYF protein 2-like isoform X8; the encoded protein is MAETQTLNFGPEWLRALSGGGHGGGSSSCVATSPPLSPAMPKYKLADYRYGREEMLALYVKDREIPVDLHDKDFLPILQEEPLPPLALVAFTEEEQRNFSMSVNSAAVLRLMGRGGGPVGPGAPRGRSTSRGRGRGRGDGGFYQRSFDDVEGGFGRGGREMHRSQSWEESHAESIFSPSRGDRRFEKPGRKEPEVAPTHFLMNHIRANYEEVGTGVGGLPVRKHDFTRSESENWRTSREEVNDGTRSAGWREAHPGEQPRQRRLPFDAREDERGYRHPPSASGSLEEDGGGSLPEWCLEDAEEETGTFDSSGAFLSLKVRKAPKEPILEEAELDFRPLEECDEGLEEDGHPRETKDTDEEARREPDRKQDVGRAIEEAAPSPPEPLPPSQPDRVEDPEGPLEKPLERPPAPEHRPEANKVPLHTPMSNTMLDSLPIPHTVAHTLTVSAPSYTIQMQQKPLEVPVAMPAPLPFSASLMPKSTSIMAPNNMATITGLMAPIGRPTAMPPHHTMDEDEGLKHFEQEAEKMVAYLQDGDDRLAAKSSATKPAGLPLTHEAALKWFYKDPQGEIQGPFSNPEMTEWFQAGYFTMTLLVKRGCDEVFQPLGEIIKMWGRVPFAPGPAPPPLLGDAGDQERLKRQQELTALNLYQLQQLQYQYLLRQQYAQALAQQKAQALSSAPHQQQQQQQQQINLLLQQYQALKMRSAENTTSESLLPPVTRSMSVPESQGSVWEMQNTSQASCTSNIQQPTPSAWEGSSVWDLPIDSMAQAPTIEQMQNLEKNKAAKLELERGEAELSAKREEEEHKRLEEEQLARQKQEEALKRQRKQQQEEAQRQQKEEEEERHAQEEALRRLEEGRRREEEEEEERKQREEFLRKQEEEHRKQEELEALRRHEEEKRQQEAAAAVALVRQQQEEAKRREQELARQRQQQQEALRRLQQQQQLAQMKLPSSSKWGQQSAVTAAAISQSQNALSLAEIQKVEEERERQAREEQRRQQAEHLKLLQQQALQEARNPQAKLSGWGSVAKQPATTKSLLEIQREEAQQVKQRKEQGGGGQQPSHPTVTQQNRAQNKATTALSPSVWGSVATSGGAPNWGGDSSIWGDSTNSNMGFWDEDVAQAPPPARKPNAQKNNKGNANLSSRANKKVEEEEKLLKLFQGVNKRQQDGFMQWCEKTLHTLNTANNLDVPTFASFLKEVDSPYEVHDYVRAYLGDTSEAKEFAKQFLERRAKQNANQQKAPPAPQNQQPTLKQQQQDSMWGVSGTVSPSLYQSNHTSLQQQARFETVTSGKKKKKQKMVRADPSLLGFSVNAASERLNMGEIETVEDF
- the LOC120020406 gene encoding GRB10-interacting GYF protein 2-like isoform X11, producing MAETQTLNFGPEWLRALSGGGHGGGSSSCVATSPPLSPAMPKYKLADYRYGREEMLALYVKDREIPVDLHDKDFLPILQEEPLPPLALVAFTEEEQRNFSMSVNSAAVLRLMGRGGGPVGPGAPRGRSTSRGRGRGRGDGGFYQRSFDDVEGGFGRGGREMHRSQSWEERGDRRFEKPGRKEPEVAPTHFLMNHIRANYEEVGTGVGGLPVRKHDFTRSESENWRTSREEVNGEDGEEGGWRLAGTLACALRRDSERWCPPSPDGTRSAGWREAHPGEQPRQRRLPFDAREDERGYRHPPSASGSLEEDGGGSLPEWCLEDAEEETGTFDSSGAFLSLKVRKAPKEPILEEAELDFRPLEECDEGLEEDGHPRETKDTDEEARREPDRKQDVGRAIEEAAPSPPEPLPPSQPDRVEDPEGPLEKPLERPPAPEHRPEANKVPLHTPMSNTMLDSLPIPHTVAHTLTVSAPSYTIQMQQKPLEVPVAMPAPLPFSASLMPKSTSIMAPNNMATITGLMAPIGRPTAMPPHHTMDEDEGLKHFEQEAEKMVAYLQDGDDRLAAKSSATKPAGLPLTHEAALKWFYKDPQGEIQGPFSNPEMTEWFQAGYFTMTLLVKRGCDEVFQPLGEIIKMWGRVPFAPGPAPPPLLGDAGDQERLKRQQELTALNLYQLQQLQYQYLLRQQYAQALAQQKAQALSSAPHQQQQQQQQQINLLLQQYQALKMRTSESLLPPVTRSMSVPESQGSVWEMQNTSQASCTSNIQQPTPSAWEGSSVWDLPIDSMAQAPTIEQMQNLEKNKAAKLELERGEAELSAKREEEEHKRLEEEQLARQKQEEALKRQRKQQQEEAQRQQKEEEEERHAQEEALRRLEEGRRREEEEEEERKQREEFLRKQEEEHRKQEELEALRRHEEEKRQQEAAAAVALVRQQQEEAKRREQELARQRQQQQEALRRLQQQQQLAQMKLPSSSKWGQQSAVTAAAISQSQNALSLAEIQKVEEERERQAREEQRRQQAEHLKLLQQQALQEARNPQAKLSGWGSVAKQPATTKSLLEIQREEAQQVKQRKEQGGGGQQPSHPTVTQQNRAQNKATTALSPSVWGSVATSGGAPNWGGDSSIWGDSTNSNMGFWDEDVAQAPPPARKPNAQKNNKGNANLSSRANKKVEEEEKLLKLFQGVNKRQQDGFMQWCEKTLHTLNTANNLDVPTFASFLKEVDSPYEVHDYVRAYLGDTSEAKEFAKQFLERRAKQNANQQKAPPAPQNQQPTLKQQQQDSMWGVSGTVSPSLYQSNHTSLQQQARFETVTSGKKKKKQKMVRADPSLLGFSVNAASERLNMGEIETVEDF
- the LOC120020406 gene encoding GRB10-interacting GYF protein 2-like isoform X5 — protein: MAETQTLNFGPEWLRALSGGGHGGGSSSCVATSPPLSPAMPKYKLADYRYGREEMLALYVKDREIPVDLHDKDFLPILQEEPLPPLALVAFTEEEQRNFSMSVNSAAVLRLMGRGGGPVGPGAPRGRSTSRGRGRGRGDGGFYQRSFDDVEGGFGRGGREMHRSQSWEESHAESIFSPSRGDRRFEKPGRKEPVRANYEEVGTGVGGLPVRKHDFTRSESENWRTSREEVNGEDGEEGGWRLAGTLACALRRDSERWCPPSPDGTRSAGWREAHPGEQPRQRRLPFDAREDERGYRHPPSASGSLEEDGGGSLPEWCLEDAEEETGTFDSSGAFLSLKVRKAPKEPILEEAELDFRPLEECDEGLEEDGHPRETKDTDEEARREPDRKQDVGRAIEEAAPSPPEPLPPSQPDRVEDPEGPLEKPLERPPAPEHRPEANKVPLHTPMSNTMLDSLPIPHTVAHTLTVSAPSYTIQMQQKPLEVPVAMPAPLPFSASLMPKSTSIMAPNNMATITGLMAPIGRPTAMPPHHTMDEDEGLKHFEQEAEKMVAYLQDGDDRLAAKSSATKPAGLPLTHEAALKWFYKDPQGEIQGPFSNPEMTEWFQAGYFTMTLLVKRGCDEVFQPLGEIIKMWGRVPFAPGPAPPPLLGDAGDQERLKRQQELTALNLYQLQQLQYQYLLRQQYAQALAQQKAQALSSAPHQQQQQQQQQINLLLQQYQALKMRSAENTTSESLLPPVTRSMSVPESQGSVWEMQNTSQASCTSNIQQPTPSAWEGSSVWDLPIDSMAQAPTIEQMQNLEKNKAAKLELERGEAELSAKREEEEHKRLEEEQLARQKQEEALKRQRKQQQEEAQRQQKEEEEERHAQEEALRRLEEGRRREEEEEEERKQREEFLRKQEEEHRKQEELEALRRHEEEKRQQEAAAAVALVRQQQEEAKRREQELARQRQQQQEALRRLQQQQQLAQMKLPSSSKWGQQSAVTAAAISQSQNALSLAEIQKVEEERERQAREEQRRQQAEHLKLLQQQALQEARNPQAKLSGWGSVAKQPATTKSLLEIQREEAQQVKQRKEQGGGGQQPSHPTVTQQNRAQNKATTALSPSVWGSVATSGGAPNWGGDSSIWGDSTNSNMGFWDEDVAQAPPPARKPNAQKNNKGNANLSSRANKKVEEEEKLLKLFQGVNKRQQDGFMQWCEKTLHTLNTANNLDVPTFASFLKEVDSPYEVHDYVRAYLGDTSEAKEFAKQFLERRAKQNANQQKAPPAPQNQQPTLKQQQQDSMWGVSGTVSPSLYQSNHTSLQQQARFETVTSGKKKKKQKMVRADPSLLGFSVNAASERLNMGEIETVEDF
- the LOC120020406 gene encoding GRB10-interacting GYF protein 2-like isoform X3, producing the protein MAETQTLNFGPEWLRALSGGGHGGGSSSCVATSPPLSPAMPKYKLADYRYGREEMLALYVKDREIPVDLHDKDFLPILQEEPLPPLALVAFTEEEQRNFSMSVNSAAVLRLMGRGGGPVGPGAPRGRSTSRGRGRGRGDGGFYQRSFDDVEGGFGRGGREMHRSQSWEESHAESIFSPSRGDRRFEKPGRKEPEVAPTHFLMNHIRANYEEVGTGVGGLPVRKHDFTRSESENWRTSREEVNGEDGEEGGWRLAGTLACALRRDSERWCPPSPDGTRSAGWREAHPGEQPRQRRLPFDAREDERGYRHPPSASGSLEEDGGGSLPEWCLEDAEEETGTFDSSGAFLSLKVRKAPKEPILEEAELDFRPLEECDEGLEEDGHPRETKDTDEEARREPDRKQDVGRAIEEAAPSPPEPLPPSQPDRVEDPEGPLEKPLERPPAPEHRPEANKVPLHTPMSNTMLDSLPIPHTVAHTLTVSAPSYTIQMQQKPLEVPVAMPAPLPFSASLMPKSTSIMAPNNMATITGLMAPIGRPTAMPPHHTMDEDEGLKHFEQEAEKMVAYLQDGDDRLAAKSSATKPAGLPLTHEAALKWFYKDPQGEIQGPFSNPEMTEWFQAGYFTMTLLVKRGCDEVFQPLGEIIKMWGRVPFAPGPAPPPLLGDAGDQERLKRQQELTALNLYQLQQLQYQYLLRQQYAQALAQQKAQALSSAPHQQQQQQQQQINLLLQQYQALKMRTSESLLPPVTRSMSVPESQGSVWEMQNTSQASCTSNIQQPTPSAWEGSSVWDLPIDSMAQAPTIEQMQNLEKNKAAKLELERGEAELSAKREEEEHKRLEEEQLARQKQEEALKRQRKQQQEEAQRQQKEEEEERHAQEEALRRLEEGRRREEEEEEERKQREEFLRKQEEEHRKQEELEALRRHEEEKRQQEAAAAVALVRQQQEEAKRREQELARQRQQQQEALRRLQQQQQLAQMKLPSSSKWGQQSAVTAAAISQSQNALSLAEIQKVEEERERQAREEQRRQQAEHLKLLQQQALQEARNPQAKLSGWGSVAKQPATTKSLLEIQREEAQQVKQRKEQGGGGQQPSHPTVTQQNRAQNKATTALSPSVWGSVATSGGAPNWGGDSSIWGDSTNSNMGFWDEDVAQAPPPARKPNAQKNNKGNANLSSRANKKVEEEEKLLKLFQGVNKRQQDGFMQWCEKTLHTLNTANNLDVPTFASFLKEVDSPYEVHDYVRAYLGDTSEAKEFAKQFLERRAKQNANQQKAPPAPQNQQPTLKQQQQDSMWGVSGTVSPSLYQSNHTSLQQQARFETVTSGKKKKKQKMVRADPSLLGFSVNAASERLNMGEIETVEDF